A single window of Oerskovia paurometabola DNA harbors:
- a CDS encoding DegT/DnrJ/EryC1/StrS family aminotransferase yields the protein MDWIPFNDLSRAISAQREALDSTMAEVLDSGWLVHGPQHSAFEKELATYLAAPHAAGVANGTDALELALRAIMPAGRTRVVTAANCGGYTSTAARRGGYDVAYADIDAQTHVLTPTTLAPVLDETVGAVVVTHLYGHAVDVAAIRAICEPWGVMVVEDCAQALGAGLPGARSGSFGDAAAFSFYPTKNLGALGDGGAVVSRTAETDATIRRLRQYGWDRKYSTADDGGRNSRLDELQAAVLRMRLARLDDLTTRRREILRRYAQAASHRATVLGGLDESHAAHLAVVVTDDIEALRKHLTDQKIQSDVHYPIPDHRQPAVADDYLDTSLPTTEALASRILSVPLFPELREDEIERVCDALATF from the coding sequence GTGGACTGGATCCCGTTCAACGACTTGTCACGTGCCATCTCTGCACAGCGCGAAGCGCTCGACTCCACCATGGCGGAGGTGCTCGACTCTGGATGGCTCGTGCACGGTCCGCAGCACAGCGCATTCGAGAAGGAGCTGGCCACCTACCTTGCTGCACCGCACGCAGCCGGAGTCGCCAACGGTACCGACGCGCTGGAGCTCGCCCTGCGGGCCATCATGCCCGCGGGACGGACACGAGTGGTGACTGCCGCAAACTGCGGCGGGTACACGTCGACAGCGGCCCGTCGAGGCGGGTACGACGTCGCCTATGCGGACATCGACGCGCAGACTCACGTGCTCACGCCGACAACCCTTGCCCCCGTGCTCGACGAGACGGTCGGCGCTGTCGTCGTGACGCACCTCTACGGTCACGCCGTGGATGTGGCAGCCATCCGGGCGATCTGCGAGCCGTGGGGTGTCATGGTTGTGGAGGACTGCGCCCAGGCCCTCGGCGCAGGTCTCCCAGGAGCGCGTTCGGGTTCCTTCGGCGATGCCGCAGCGTTCAGCTTCTACCCGACCAAGAATCTCGGGGCGCTCGGTGACGGTGGCGCCGTCGTCTCCCGAACGGCAGAGACAGATGCGACGATTCGTCGCTTGCGACAGTACGGTTGGGACCGCAAGTACTCGACCGCCGACGACGGCGGTCGGAACTCCAGGCTCGACGAGCTGCAAGCGGCCGTCCTGCGGATGCGTCTCGCCCGGCTGGACGACCTCACCACGCGGCGACGGGAGATCCTCCGCCGGTACGCTCAAGCAGCTTCACACCGCGCAACGGTGCTCGGCGGTCTCGACGAGTCACATGCCGCTCATCTGGCAGTCGTCGTCACCGACGATATCGAGGCGCTGCGCAAGCACCTGACCGACCAGAAGATCCAGAGCGACGTCCACTACCCGATTCCCGACCATCGACAACCGGCGGTTGCCGACGACTACTTGGACACCAGTCTCCCCACGACCGAGGCACTGGCGAGCCGAATCCTCTCGGTCCCGCTCTTTCCCGAGCTTCGTGAGGACGAGATCGAACGGGTGTGCGACGCTCTTGCAACGTTCTGA
- a CDS encoding glycosyltransferase family 2 protein codes for MRTRSNGCATLLQRSEAIPQIRYSVVIPVYGNEATLPDVVERLASVAVELDGAMEAVFVVDGSPDDSLAVLRKILPAASIASQLVVHSRNFGSFPAIRTGLDAARGEFIGVMAADLQEPPELMKEFFAQLAGNEYDVVVGRRQSRLDPAVSSVFSRTFWGLYRRFINRDIPQGGVDVFACTREVAARLLELDEAHSSLVGLLYWVGYRRTEVPYERLIRMHGKSGWTFTKKFKYLLDSVFSFTDIPIRMLTGVGVVGSLSTVAIGLVVLLSWSTGRIDEVGYTPLMLTMLFTTFLILAGLGVVGSYVWRGYENSKGRPLSLSMSREMFDGT; via the coding sequence GTGAGGACGAGATCGAACGGGTGTGCGACGCTCTTGCAACGTTCTGAGGCGATCCCGCAGATCCGCTACTCCGTCGTCATTCCGGTGTACGGGAACGAGGCGACTCTCCCCGACGTCGTGGAACGGCTTGCCTCCGTCGCCGTCGAGCTCGACGGCGCCATGGAAGCGGTGTTCGTCGTCGACGGTTCCCCGGACGACTCGTTGGCGGTCCTCCGCAAGATCCTTCCCGCGGCGTCGATCGCGAGCCAGCTCGTCGTGCACTCCCGAAACTTCGGGTCGTTCCCAGCGATCAGGACCGGACTGGATGCCGCACGAGGCGAGTTCATCGGAGTGATGGCGGCCGACCTCCAGGAACCGCCGGAGCTGATGAAGGAGTTCTTCGCGCAACTGGCTGGCAACGAGTACGACGTCGTCGTGGGCAGGCGCCAGTCGCGTCTGGACCCCGCCGTGTCATCAGTGTTCTCACGGACCTTCTGGGGCTTGTACCGCCGGTTCATCAACCGCGACATTCCGCAGGGTGGTGTGGATGTCTTCGCGTGCACGCGAGAGGTGGCAGCGAGACTGCTCGAGCTGGACGAGGCTCACTCGAGCCTGGTCGGCCTGCTCTACTGGGTCGGGTACCGACGTACCGAAGTGCCGTACGAGCGCCTCATCCGGATGCACGGAAAGTCCGGCTGGACGTTCACGAAGAAGTTCAAGTACTTGCTGGACAGCGTGTTCTCCTTCACGGACATCCCCATCCGGATGCTCACCGGGGTTGGCGTCGTCGGCAGCCTCTCGACCGTGGCGATCGGGCTGGTAGTCCTCCTCTCGTGGAGCACGGGAAGGATCGATGAGGTTGGCTATACACCCCTGATGCTCACCATGCTCTTCACGACGTTCCTGATCCTCGCCGGTTTGGGCGTCGTGGGGTCCTACGTCTGGCGTGGCTACGAGAACAGCAAAGGCAGGCCTCTGTCGCTCTCGATGTCGCGCGAGATGTTCGACGGGACGTGA
- a CDS encoding DegT/DnrJ/EryC1/StrS family aminotransferase produces MIPVAYPVLSGNEKAYVAECMETTWISSAGRFITEFERTFADLCGAKHAIATNNGTTALHLALVALGIGPGDEVILPVLTYIASANAVRYCGAEPVFVDVDAETMNIDPALIEAAITPRTKAIIPVDLYGNPAPIVEIMEIAARHGLTVVQDSAEAHGAEVDGRRVGSLAHVTAFSFFGNKVITTGEGGAVTTDDDELAARLRLLRGQGMDPERRYWFPEVGFNYRMTNVAAAIGLGQLERFDAILDARDALAKQYDALLGGIPGLSLPEQRPGTRRVNWLYTVTLDGADAARRDRVMAELAEDGIETRPVFHPLHHLPPYHQPDRSYPAAERLGATGISLPTHLALTPDDVEHVASRLAARAGAPVR; encoded by the coding sequence ATGATCCCCGTCGCGTACCCCGTCCTGTCCGGCAACGAGAAGGCGTACGTCGCCGAGTGCATGGAGACCACCTGGATCTCGTCGGCGGGCAGGTTCATCACCGAGTTCGAGCGGACGTTCGCCGACCTCTGCGGTGCCAAGCACGCCATCGCCACCAACAACGGCACGACCGCGCTCCACCTCGCGCTTGTGGCCCTCGGCATCGGGCCTGGTGACGAGGTCATCCTCCCGGTGCTGACGTATATCGCGAGCGCCAACGCCGTGCGCTACTGCGGCGCCGAGCCCGTCTTCGTGGACGTGGACGCGGAGACGATGAACATCGACCCCGCGCTCATCGAGGCCGCCATCACGCCGCGGACCAAGGCCATCATCCCCGTGGACCTCTACGGCAACCCTGCCCCGATCGTCGAGATCATGGAGATCGCGGCGCGTCACGGGCTCACCGTGGTCCAGGACTCTGCCGAGGCGCACGGCGCCGAGGTCGACGGGCGCCGGGTCGGATCGCTCGCGCACGTGACCGCCTTCAGCTTCTTCGGCAACAAGGTCATCACCACGGGCGAGGGCGGCGCCGTCACGACCGACGACGACGAGCTCGCCGCCCGCCTGCGCCTGCTGCGTGGACAGGGCATGGACCCCGAGCGTCGGTACTGGTTCCCCGAGGTCGGGTTCAACTACCGCATGACGAACGTCGCCGCCGCGATCGGTCTCGGCCAGCTCGAGCGGTTCGACGCCATCCTCGACGCGCGGGACGCGCTCGCGAAGCAGTACGACGCACTGCTCGGCGGGATCCCCGGACTGAGCCTGCCCGAGCAGCGCCCCGGGACGCGCCGCGTGAACTGGCTCTACACCGTCACCCTCGACGGAGCCGACGCCGCGAGGCGCGACCGCGTCATGGCAGAGCTCGCGGAGGACGGGATCGAGACTCGTCCCGTGTTCCACCCCCTGCACCACCTCCCCCCGTACCACCAGCCGGACCGGTCCTACCCTGCGGCCGAGCGCCTCGGCGCGACGGGCATCTCCCTGCCGACCCACCTGGCGCTGACGCCGGACGACGTCGAGCACGTGGCGAGCCGTCTTGCCGCGCGTGCCGGGGCCCCCGTCCGGTGA
- a CDS encoding DegT/DnrJ/EryC1/StrS family aminotransferase: protein MALGQPTVGSEELEAIAAVFESGWLSGAGPACKAFEEQFARTVGTAHALATSNCGSALHLGLEVLGAGAGDEVIVGDYTFPATGHSVVWSGATPVFADVRPDIWSVDPAAVEAAITPRTVGILAVDVFGQPADYDELRAIADRHGLWLMEDAACSAGATYKGRPAGSLADVATFSFHGRKGITAGEGGALVTDRADLADHARKLHTYGIEPAISREGSRDLPVPSFDEAGYNYRLSDISAAIMQVQLRRLPELLASRRRAASAYEHLLGDLDLLTLPVALDDREHPWQSYVLTLDPSVDRGVVATELRARGVQCNFGTYASHLQPVYASTASCPVSADLFARHLAIPMHANLTEAQIEVVASTVRDVVTSPDARR, encoded by the coding sequence GTGGCATTGGGCCAGCCGACCGTGGGTTCCGAGGAGCTCGAGGCGATTGCAGCAGTCTTCGAGTCGGGGTGGCTGTCCGGTGCCGGCCCCGCGTGCAAGGCCTTCGAGGAGCAGTTCGCCCGGACGGTGGGTACGGCCCACGCGCTCGCGACCTCCAACTGCGGCTCCGCGCTGCACCTCGGTCTCGAGGTCCTCGGCGCAGGGGCCGGCGACGAGGTGATCGTCGGCGACTACACCTTCCCGGCGACCGGCCACTCCGTGGTCTGGAGCGGGGCGACACCGGTGTTCGCGGACGTCCGGCCCGACATCTGGAGCGTCGATCCCGCCGCCGTCGAGGCCGCCATCACGCCGCGCACCGTCGGGATCCTCGCGGTCGACGTGTTCGGGCAGCCTGCGGACTACGACGAGCTCAGGGCGATCGCCGACCGGCACGGGCTGTGGCTCATGGAGGACGCAGCCTGCTCGGCCGGCGCCACCTACAAGGGCCGCCCGGCGGGGAGCCTGGCCGATGTCGCGACGTTCAGCTTCCACGGACGCAAGGGCATCACCGCCGGCGAGGGCGGCGCGCTGGTGACGGACCGCGCCGACCTGGCGGACCACGCCCGCAAGCTCCACACCTACGGGATCGAACCGGCGATCTCGCGCGAGGGCTCGCGCGATCTCCCCGTTCCCTCGTTCGACGAGGCCGGGTACAACTACCGCCTCTCCGACATCTCTGCGGCGATCATGCAGGTCCAGCTCAGGAGGCTGCCGGAGCTGCTCGCGTCCCGTCGCCGTGCCGCCTCCGCGTACGAGCACCTTCTGGGTGACCTCGACCTCCTCACGCTGCCCGTCGCGCTGGACGACCGTGAGCACCCGTGGCAGTCGTACGTGCTGACGCTCGACCCCTCGGTCGACCGCGGGGTCGTGGCGACCGAGCTGCGCGCTCGAGGCGTCCAGTGCAACTTCGGGACGTACGCCTCGCACCTCCAGCCTGTCTATGCGAGCACCGCTTCCTGCCCCGTGTCGGCCGACCTCTTCGCTCGGCACCTGGCCATCCCGATGCACGCCAACCTCACCGAGGCCCAGATCGAGGTCGTCGCCTCCACGGTGCGCGACGTCGTGACCTCACCCGACGCCCGCCGCTGA
- a CDS encoding NAD-dependent epimerase/dehydratase family protein: MAEKTVFFTGGAGFIGLHVVPMLLERGYKVRIFDNMFRGDRDAVARLAQSGAVELIDQDVRYGGAVHQAMKGCSHVIHFAAVSINKSQSDPYESMDINMIGEHNVFAAAADHGVERLVFASSASVYGDPEKLPMHEDDTLSPLTPYCISKRAGEDLLGFYQRRANLSWIALRFFNVYGPGQKTTAYYTSVINHFVNRLRNGEPPVIDGKGEQSMDFIHVHDIARSVVMALEAEQSNVPINVGTGIDTSIADLARILIDAVGADVEPVFNPRDVLVSRRAADTTRAKEILGFEPTIAVRDGMTDLIRNGG, translated from the coding sequence GTGGCGGAAAAGACCGTCTTCTTCACCGGCGGCGCCGGCTTCATCGGCCTGCACGTCGTCCCCATGCTGCTCGAGCGCGGGTACAAGGTCAGGATCTTCGACAACATGTTCCGCGGCGACCGTGACGCGGTCGCGCGTCTCGCGCAGAGCGGTGCCGTCGAGCTCATCGACCAGGACGTGCGCTACGGCGGGGCCGTCCACCAGGCCATGAAGGGCTGCTCGCACGTCATCCACTTCGCGGCAGTCTCGATCAACAAGAGCCAGTCGGACCCGTACGAGTCCATGGACATCAACATGATCGGCGAGCACAACGTCTTCGCGGCCGCCGCGGACCACGGCGTCGAGCGCCTGGTGTTCGCGTCCAGCGCGTCCGTCTACGGCGACCCCGAGAAGCTGCCCATGCACGAGGACGACACGCTCTCGCCGCTCACGCCGTACTGCATCTCCAAGCGTGCCGGTGAGGACCTGCTCGGCTTCTACCAGCGCCGCGCGAACCTGTCGTGGATCGCGCTGCGGTTCTTCAACGTCTACGGACCGGGGCAGAAGACGACGGCGTATTACACGTCCGTGATCAACCACTTCGTCAACCGCCTGCGCAACGGCGAGCCCCCCGTGATCGACGGCAAGGGTGAGCAGTCGATGGACTTCATCCACGTCCACGACATCGCGCGCTCGGTCGTCATGGCGCTCGAGGCCGAGCAGTCGAACGTGCCGATCAACGTCGGCACCGGGATCGACACCTCGATCGCGGACCTCGCCAGGATCCTGATCGACGCCGTGGGCGCCGACGTCGAGCCCGTCTTCAACCCGCGCGACGTGCTGGTCAGCCGCCGTGCGGCGGACACGACCCGGGCGAAGGAGATCCTCGGGTTCGAGCCGACGATCGCCGTGCGCGACGGCATGACGGACCTCATCCGAAACGGCGGCTGA
- a CDS encoding glycosyltransferase family 2 protein, whose amino-acid sequence MHERRPTLSLIIPAYDEVEGAQGIVDFYREIRVAHPALDFELVLVDDGSTDGTADAVVARLDGSDTAQVVRLSRNFGSHAAISAGLAHARGDAALTLSADRQEPLEAIGSFIEAWQGGAQIVWGLRSVRASKGGTQDFFATTFSKVFNAVSTVPTYPQEGPSHILVDRAVIDVLTAMPEANRNVLAMAAWSGFTQVRIFFEQLPRPYGKSKWTSAKKVKLVVDSLVEFSSAPVRWIQVAGFGAAALGAVLLVVAAVVALVPGGSNGFGWTISGLVLALGGLQLGAIGVVGEYVWRTGDDARRRPLYVVRGVHSQSAD is encoded by the coding sequence ATGCACGAAAGACGCCCCACCCTGTCCCTGATCATCCCTGCCTACGACGAGGTGGAGGGCGCTCAAGGCATCGTCGACTTCTATCGCGAGATCCGGGTCGCCCACCCTGCGCTGGACTTCGAGCTCGTCCTGGTCGACGACGGCTCGACCGACGGCACCGCCGACGCCGTGGTCGCACGGCTCGACGGCTCGGACACCGCGCAGGTCGTCCGGCTCTCCCGCAACTTCGGGTCGCACGCAGCCATCAGCGCGGGCCTCGCGCACGCTCGCGGCGATGCCGCACTGACGCTCAGCGCGGACCGCCAGGAGCCCCTCGAGGCCATCGGGTCGTTCATCGAGGCCTGGCAGGGGGGTGCACAGATCGTCTGGGGCCTGCGCTCGGTGCGGGCGTCCAAGGGCGGCACCCAGGACTTCTTCGCGACCACCTTCTCCAAGGTGTTCAACGCGGTCTCGACGGTGCCGACCTATCCGCAGGAAGGGCCCTCGCACATCCTGGTGGACCGGGCCGTGATCGACGTCCTGACGGCCATGCCCGAGGCCAACCGCAACGTGCTGGCCATGGCGGCCTGGTCCGGGTTCACGCAGGTGCGGATCTTCTTCGAGCAGCTGCCGCGTCCCTACGGCAAGAGCAAGTGGACCTCGGCCAAGAAGGTCAAGCTCGTCGTCGACTCGCTCGTCGAGTTCTCGTCGGCCCCGGTGCGCTGGATCCAGGTCGCCGGCTTCGGCGCGGCCGCGCTCGGTGCGGTCCTGCTGGTGGTCGCGGCCGTGGTCGCGCTCGTCCCGGGCGGGTCGAACGGGTTCGGGTGGACGATCAGCGGTCTCGTGCTGGCCCTCGGAGGGCTCCAGCTCGGGGCGATCGGCGTCGTCGGGGAGTACGTCTGGCGCACCGGCGACGACGCCCGACGCCGTCCCCTCTACGTGGTGCGTGGGGTGCACTCTCAGTCGGCCGACTGA
- a CDS encoding acetyltransferase, producing MGTQPVVVVGNGGHSRSCIDAWDPDAPFRPLGCTGNDPAEHGELPYLGDDSIIPGLLEQGVRHAFVAIGSNSLRARLSADLVSSGFDLVPLVAPTARVAPTAEIGPGAAILHGAIVGAYARVGAGAIVNTGASVDHDCVVGEFAHIAPGSHLAGSVTVGKRAMLGVGVSVIPGVTIGEGAVVGAGSVVISDVRAGETVVGVPTRSVRKIAS from the coding sequence GTGGGAACGCAACCAGTGGTCGTCGTCGGCAACGGCGGTCACTCGCGATCATGCATCGACGCCTGGGACCCCGACGCTCCCTTCCGACCTCTCGGTTGCACAGGCAACGACCCGGCCGAGCACGGCGAGCTCCCCTACCTCGGCGACGACTCGATCATCCCAGGGCTCCTGGAGCAGGGGGTCCGCCACGCCTTCGTCGCGATCGGGTCGAACTCCTTGCGCGCCCGGCTCAGCGCGGACCTGGTGTCCTCCGGTTTCGACCTCGTGCCGCTGGTCGCTCCGACCGCCCGCGTGGCGCCGACCGCCGAGATCGGTCCCGGGGCGGCGATCCTGCACGGCGCGATCGTCGGCGCCTACGCCCGCGTCGGAGCCGGCGCGATCGTCAACACAGGTGCCTCCGTCGACCACGACTGCGTCGTGGGCGAGTTTGCCCACATCGCTCCGGGCTCGCACCTGGCGGGCAGCGTCACCGTCGGCAAGAGGGCGATGCTCGGCGTCGGGGTCAGCGTGATTCCTGGCGTCACGATCGGTGAGGGTGCCGTCGTCGGCGCCGGATCGGTCGTCATCTCCGATGTACGCGCTGGCGAGACAGTCGTCGGCGTCCCTACCCGCTCCGTTCGAAAGATCGCCTCATGA